A window from Corythoichthys intestinalis isolate RoL2023-P3 chromosome 10, ASM3026506v1, whole genome shotgun sequence encodes these proteins:
- the calm2a gene encoding calmodulin 2a (phosphorylase kinase, delta) — translation MADQLTEEQIAEFKEAFSLFDKDGDGTITTKELGTVMRSLGQNPTEAELQDMINEVDADGNGTIDFPEFLTMMARKMKDTDSEEEIREAFRVFDKDGNGYISAAELRHVMTNLGEKLTDEEVDEMIREADIDGDGQVNYEEFVQMMTAK, via the exons AGTTCAAGGAGGCGTTTTCACTTTTTGACAAGGATGGAGATGGCACAATTACCACCAAAGAGTTGGGCACAGTCATGCGCTCTCTTGGGCAGAACCCCACTGAGGCAGAGTTGCAGGACATGATCAATGAAGTTGATGCAGATG GAAATGGCACGATAGATTTCCCTGAATTCTTGACCATGATGGCCAGAAAAATGAAGGATACAGACAGTGAAGAGGAGATCAGAGAAGCGTTCCGTGTCTttgataag GATGGTAACGGCTACATCAGTGCTGCTGAGCTCCGTCACGTGATGACAAACCTCGGGGAGAAGTTAACTGACGAAGAAGTGGACGAGATGATTAGAGAAGCGGACATCGATGGAGACGGACAGGTCAACTATGAAG AGTTCGTACAAATGATGACGGCAAAGTGA